One region of Triticum aestivum cultivar Chinese Spring chromosome 6B, IWGSC CS RefSeq v2.1, whole genome shotgun sequence genomic DNA includes:
- the LOC123137237 gene encoding mitochondrial carrier protein CoAc2 isoform X1, with protein sequence MEAAERGGGALPLAVRELIAGGVAGGVAKSAVAPLERVKILLQTRRAEFRGSGLVGSFRTIYQTEGPLGFYRGNGAGVARIVPYAALHYMAYEEYRRWIILGFPNVEQGPVLDLVAGSIAGGTAVVSTYPLDLVRTKLAYQVKGAVNLSLRESKPSEQVYKGILDCVKTIYRQNGLKGLYRGMAPSLYGIFPYSGLKFYFYEKMKTHVPEEHRKDIIPKLACGSVAGLLGQTITYPLDVVRRQMQVQAFSSSNLMKGKGTFGSLVMIAKYQGWKQLFSGLSINYLKVVPSVAIGFTVYDSMKDWLNVPSREQAAVVVPVLSEDGSNAAPVHSS encoded by the exons ATGGAGGCAGCGGAGAGAGGCGGCGGGGCACTGCCGCTTGCCGTGCGGGAGCTCATCGCCGGCGGGGTCGCCGGTGGCGTCGCCAAGTCCGCCGTGGCGCCGCTCGAGCGCGTCAAGATCCTCCTCCAG ACTAGAAGAGCAGAATTCCGTGGGTCTGGATTGGTTGGATCGTTTCGGACAATCTATCAGACAGAAGGTCCCTTAGGGTTTTACAG GGGCAATGGTGCCGGCGTTGCTAGGATCGTTCCTTATGCAGCTTTGCATTACATGGCATACGAAGAGTATCGCCGATGGATCATTCTTGGCTTTCCTAATGTTGAGCAAGGGCCTGTTCTTGATCTAGTGGCCGGATCAATAGCTGGAGGAACAGCAGTCGTATCCACATATCCGCTTGATCTGGTTCGCACAAAGTTGGCTTATCAG GTCAAAGGTGCAGTGAACCTCAGTTTAAGAGAATCTAAGCCCTCTGAACAGGTTTATAAAGGTATCCTTGATTGTGTGAAAACAATATACAGGCAAAATGGCTTGAAAGGCCTATACCGTGGCATGG CTCCATCATTATATGGAATCTTCCCTTATTCCGGTCTTAAATTCTATTTCTATGAGAAGATGAAGACTCATGTTCCTGAAGAGCACAGAAAAGATATTATACCGAAACTTGCTTGTGGATCAGTTGCTGGTTTGTTAGGACAGACAATAACGTATCCCCTTGATGTTGTTAGGCGGCAAATGCAG GTTCAGGCGTTCTCATCGTCCAACCTCATGAAGGGGAAAGGAACATTTGGAAGCCTTGTTATGATAGCGAAATATCAAGGTTGGAAGCAACTGTTTTCCGGACTATCTATCAACTATTTGAAG GTCGTCCCATCAGTAGCCATAGGGTTCACTGTGTATGACTCGATGAAGGATTGGCTTAATGTTCCATCTAGAGAGCAGGCAGCTGTGGTTGTCCCTGTGTTGTCAGAAGACGGAAGTAATGCTGCCCCTGTTCACTCCAGTTAG
- the LOC123137237 gene encoding mitochondrial carrier protein CoAc2 isoform X2, with the protein MEAAERGGGALPLAVRELIAGGVAGGVAKSAVAPLERVKILLQTRRAEFRGSGLVGSFRTIYQTEGPLGFYRGNGAGVARIVPYAALHYMAYEEYRRWIILGFPNVEQGPVLDLVAGSIAGGTAVVSTYPLDLVRTKLAYQLQVKGAVNLSLRESKPSEQVYKGILDCVKTIYRQNGLKGLYRGMAPSLYGIFPYSGLKFYFYEKMKTHVPEEHRKDIIPKLACGSVAGLLGQTITYPLDVVRRQMQAFSSSNLMKGKGTFGSLVMIAKYQGWKQLFSGLSINYLKVVPSVAIGFTVYDSMKDWLNVPSREQAAVVVPVLSEDGSNAAPVHSS; encoded by the exons ATGGAGGCAGCGGAGAGAGGCGGCGGGGCACTGCCGCTTGCCGTGCGGGAGCTCATCGCCGGCGGGGTCGCCGGTGGCGTCGCCAAGTCCGCCGTGGCGCCGCTCGAGCGCGTCAAGATCCTCCTCCAG ACTAGAAGAGCAGAATTCCGTGGGTCTGGATTGGTTGGATCGTTTCGGACAATCTATCAGACAGAAGGTCCCTTAGGGTTTTACAG GGGCAATGGTGCCGGCGTTGCTAGGATCGTTCCTTATGCAGCTTTGCATTACATGGCATACGAAGAGTATCGCCGATGGATCATTCTTGGCTTTCCTAATGTTGAGCAAGGGCCTGTTCTTGATCTAGTGGCCGGATCAATAGCTGGAGGAACAGCAGTCGTATCCACATATCCGCTTGATCTGGTTCGCACAAAGTTGGCTTATCAG CTGCAGGTCAAAGGTGCAGTGAACCTCAGTTTAAGAGAATCTAAGCCCTCTGAACAGGTTTATAAAGGTATCCTTGATTGTGTGAAAACAATATACAGGCAAAATGGCTTGAAAGGCCTATACCGTGGCATGG CTCCATCATTATATGGAATCTTCCCTTATTCCGGTCTTAAATTCTATTTCTATGAGAAGATGAAGACTCATGTTCCTGAAGAGCACAGAAAAGATATTATACCGAAACTTGCTTGTGGATCAGTTGCTGGTTTGTTAGGACAGACAATAACGTATCCCCTTGATGTTGTTAGGCGGCAAATGCAG GCGTTCTCATCGTCCAACCTCATGAAGGGGAAAGGAACATTTGGAAGCCTTGTTATGATAGCGAAATATCAAGGTTGGAAGCAACTGTTTTCCGGACTATCTATCAACTATTTGAAG GTCGTCCCATCAGTAGCCATAGGGTTCACTGTGTATGACTCGATGAAGGATTGGCTTAATGTTCCATCTAGAGAGCAGGCAGCTGTGGTTGTCCCTGTGTTGTCAGAAGACGGAAGTAATGCTGCCCCTGTTCACTCCAGTTAG